A stretch of Colletotrichum lupini chromosome 2, complete sequence DNA encodes these proteins:
- a CDS encoding Rer1 family protein, translating into MDSAEPEQTAFSSVTAHTSKLQRQYQALLDQSTPFVLYRWIATGVCLLGFFARIFVAQGWYIVAYALGIYLLNLFLAFLQPKFDPSNEAMDTEMEDGGVGILPTKQDEEFKPFIRRLPEFKFWYWATRAIAIAFFCSWWEIFNVPVFWPVLVMYWFILFFLTMRKQIQHMIKYRYVPFTFGKKNYAKNSS; encoded by the exons ATGGACTCTGCCGAGCCGGAACAGACTGCCTTCTCGTCAGTCACAGCCCACACCTCGAAGCTGCAAAGA CAATACCAGGCGCTTCTCGATCAGTCAACCCCCTTCGTGCTTTACAGATGGATCGCCACGGGCGTCTGCCTCCTGGGCTTCTTCGCTCGCATCTTCGTGGCGCAGGGCTGGTACATTGTCGCCTACGCTCTCGGAATCTACCTGCTCAACTTGTTCCTGGCCTTCTTGCAACCCAAGTTTGACCCCTCCAACGAGGCTATGGACACTGAGATGGAGGACGGTGGTGTCGGCATTCTCCCCACCAAGCAGGACGAGGAGTTCAAGCCCTTCATTCGCCGCCTCCCCGAGTTCAAGTTCTGGTACTGGGCCACCCGTGCCATCGCCATCGCCTTCTTCTGCAGTTGGTGGGAGATCTTCAATGTCCCCGTCTTCTGGCCCGTCCTGGTCATGTACTGGTtcatcctcttcttcctgaCGA TGCGCAAGCAGATTCAGCACATGATCAAGTACCGCTACGTTCCCTTCACCTTTGGCAAGAAGAACTACGCCAAGAACAGCTCCTAA
- a CDS encoding inositol-pentakisphosphate 2-kinase, translated as CGRHHRLIRSPCEAIWTPYLPTIRLDPATRYLNSRLSQLANLQPLVRIKESTLVANTRPPISNTQVSLHSAFLVMAKLLIPPTSINTKLSVKAVAEISSKDVPREHSPASGKVFNMGVLVSDENVHVSPWTHAIYVGEGAANVLFIPFLYTKFARQDDKDRTEDDLLTKYLLRVPKQPKGGDKPFYPPEEQWSYFWDTIAPLFTYRADILTDMKYAFLPKDAMKHMQNVLDALNKAPAGAKKRPAKFENTKIMETDRACLIESMRARSADERVVEFKPKWLAQSPSAPRDANTCRCCALAAKKFKDSKDAGSNPRYYPCPLWLDPERETPKGREDVRQKVISSLFQYSSAGDNKHASILYELLKKTPILTLLKRHQTQKDPRGPLNANKNDEEFSIAMTLRDCSLYMRYRLEKKGSQEIVVADSFEAKLADLDKKNVSWKFQEWQEKERALIDEGWYTGRGKMVNCALQA; from the exons TGCGGCAG ACATCATCGCTTAATACGGTCGCCTTGTGAAGCCATCTGGAcgccttacctacctactattCGCCTCGATCCAGCCACTCGCTACCTCAATAGCAGGCTCTCGCAGCTCGCCAATCTTCAGCCCCTCGTCCGTATCAAAGAGTCTACACTCGTTGCCAACACTAGGCCCCCAATCTCCAACACACAAGTCTCGCTTCATTCCGCTTTCCTCGTCATGGCCAAACTATTGATCCCTCCCACATCGATCAATACCAAGCTCAGTGTGAAGGCGGTTGCAGAGATATCGTCCAAAGATGTCCCCAGGGAGCATAGCCCAGCATCGGGCAAGGTCTTCAATATGGGAGTGCTAGTATCGGACGAAAATGTTCATGTTAGCCCCTGGACACACGCCATTTATGTCGGTGAAGGTGCTGCCAACGTTCTATTCATCCCGTTTCTATATACCAAGTTTGCGCGGCAGGATGACAAAGACAGGACCGAGGACGACTTATTAACAA AATACCTCTTGAGAGTACCAAAGCAACCCAAAGGTGGCGACAAACCATTCTATCCGCCAGAAGAGCAGTGGTCTTATTTCTGGGACACCATTGCTCCTCTCTTCACCTACCGCGCGGATATACTAACCGACATGAAATATGCATTTCTCCCAAAAGACGCCATGAAGCACATGCAGAACGTCCTGGATGCGCTGAACAAAGCTCCGGCGGGAGCCAAAAAGCGACCCGCCAAGTTCGAAAACACCAAGATCATGGAAACAGATAGGGCCTGCCTGATCGAGAGCATGCGCGCGCGGAGCGCCGACGAGCGCGTAGTCGAATTTAAGCCAAAATGGCTCGCCCAGTCGCCATCCGCGCCGAGAGACGCCAACACTTGTCGCTGCTGCGCACTCGCCGCCAAGAAGTTCAAAGACAGCAAGGACGCCGGTAGCAACCCGCGGTACTACCCGTGTCCCCTCTGGTTGGACCCCGAGAGAGAGACACCGAAGGGCAGGGAGGATGTGCGTCAAAAGGTTATCTCCAGCTTGTTTCAGTACAGCAGCGCCGGAGACAACAAGCACGCCTCTATCCTGTACGAACTGCTGAAGAAGACGCCCATCCTCACCTTATTGAAAAGGCACCAGACCCAAAAGGATCCCCGCGGGCCCCTGAACGCGAACAAAAACGACGAGGAGTTTAGTATCGCCATGACGTTGCGAGACTGCTCCCTCTATATGCGATACCGCCTCGAGAAGAAGGGCTCACAGGAGATTGTGGTTGCGGACTCGTTTGAGGCCAAACTTGCCGATCTCGACAAGAAGAACGTGTCCTGGAAGTTTCAAGAGTGGCAGGAGAAAGAGCGCGCGTTGATCGACGAGGGCTGGTACACCGGGCGCGGAAAGATGGTGAACTGCGCACTCCAGGCCTAG
- a CDS encoding nucleoside transporter, with product MERIRELLGKHHKPDRQEYEPLAEEGRELDGSTLEEDPEEVPFSWTEYIMFAWLGMAMLWAWNMFLAAAPYFQVRFQSDVWISQNFQSAILTVSTLTNLTAMLILTNIQYAASYPFRINLALLLNCIIFSFLTASTSFALDVSPGAYLAFILLMVASSSWATGLIQNGAFAFAASFGRPEYMQALMAGQGVAGVLPPIAQVITVLVVPEKDTTNSTTTAQDDIKSSSSSAFVYFLAAVAVSVSALLAFIPLVRRHNRIIEARMVNTLAESLTSVEEAERAARKVVSPLTLLRKLHWLAGAIFMCFSVAMFFPVFTGKILSVRYPGDEKSPAGILFRPAAFIPLAFFAWNLGDLSGRMATILPFSLRHRPAALFGVSLARIGFLPLYLLCNIGGRGAVVSSDFFYLVVVQLFFGLTNGWLGSSCMMAAGEWVEDGEREATGGFMGLCLVAGLTTGSLLSFTAGGI from the exons ATGGAGCGCATCAGGGAACTACTAGGCAAGCACCACAAGCCGGATCGGCAAGAGTACGAGCCTCTCGCCGAGGAGGGCCGGGAACTCGACGGCTCCACGCTGGAGGAAGACCCGGAGGAGGTGCCGTTCTCGTGGACCGAGTACATCATGTTCGCCTGGTTGGGCATGGCGATGCTATGGGCCTG GAACATGTTCCTCGCAGCAGCCCCCTACTTCCAAGTCCGCTTCCAATCCGACGTCTGGATATCCCAAAACTTTCAATCCGCCATCCTCACCGTCTCGACCCTCACGAACCTCACCGCCATGCTCATCCTCACGAACATCCAATACGCCGCCTCCTACCCCTTCCGCATCAACCTCGCCCTCCTCCTCAACTGCATAATCTTCTCCTTCCTCACGGCCTCAACCTCCTTCGCCCTCGACGTCTCACCCGGCGCCTACCTCGCCTTCATTCTCCTCATGGTCGCTTCCAGCTCCTGGGCCACAGGGCTCATCCAAAACGGCGCCTTCGCCTTCGCCGCCTCCTTTGGTCGGCCCGAGTACATGCAGGCCTTGATGGCGGGGCAAGGTGTAGCCGGCGTCCTCCCGCCCATCGCGCAGGTCATCACCGTCCTCGTCGTCCCCGAAAAGGACACCACGAACTCCACCACGACCGCCCAAGACGACATCAagtcctcgtcctcctcggcgttcgtctacttcctcgccgccgtcgccgtctCCGTTTCCGCCCTGCTGGCTTTTATCCCCCTCGTCCGCCGCCACAACCGCATCATCGAAGCCCGCATGGTCAACACCCTCGCCGAGTCCCTCACCTCGGTCGAAGAAGCCGAGCGCGCCGCCCGCAAGGTCGTCTCCCCGCTCACCTTGCTCCGCAAGCTCCACTGGCTCGCCGGTGCCATCTTCATGTGTTTTTCGGTCGCCATGTTCTTCCCCGTCTTCACGGGCAAGATCCTATCCGTCCGCTACCCAGGCGACGAAAAGTCCCCCGCAGGCATCCTCTTCCGCCCGGCCGCTTTCATTCCTCTTGCCTTCTTCGCCTGGAACCTCGGCGACCTCTCCGGCCGCATGGCCACTATCCTCCCCTTTTCCCTACGCCACCGGCCCGCGGCCCTCTTCGGCGTCAGCCTCGCCCGCATCGGCTTCCTCCCGCTTTACTTACTGTGTAACATCGGCGGCCGCGGCGCCGTCGTCAGCAGCGACTTCTTCTACCTGGTGGTCGTGCAATTGTTCTTCGGGCTGACCAACGGCTGGCTCGGCTCGAGCTGCATGATGGCCGCGGGCGAGTGGGTCGAGGACGGCGAGCGCGAGGCCACGGGCGGGTTCATGGGCTTGTGCCTCGTTGCTGGGTTGACGACGGGTAGTCTTTTGAGCTTTACTGCCGGTGGTATTTGA